TAGCTTGGTCAAGTTCAAGCTATCAAGTAAAAACTTAAACTTGTGGAAAACTTATACCTTCACAGTAGGTTTTTCAGTTTCCCAATACTATAAGACCTTCCTGAGACACATTAATCAATGTGATTTTTGATATATATAATGAATGTATCAACATTTGGAAGGCCTGTGTAACTCAGTGACCCGTTATTTTTCAGATGACTGATGCATGATGTTCCAAATCAGGTATGGGTAAAAGATCCATTCAAAGCTCAAGACAGATGAATGAAttttaatggaacagaataaaaagttCATTAAACCAGTTTCAGATTCCATGTTGTAACTAACCTTCAAGAAACTACCACTTGTTGGGTTTTAGTAGAATATCAAAGAAGTATATATACAAGTGtttgaaaaagttaaatattcCTCCCATACTAAGTATTTATAAGAAGTGGATTTTTTCATACTTCAACAAAAATTTCATATCCCAACAGTTTGAACACAAAAGCAGATATGGGAATCaagctgtcttctattaagccaagcacagaagaCCTCTGAAAAACCAGTTTTTCTTAAAAGCCATTCTTCTCACTAAATTATGTCTTGGTAAATTGTCATTTTTCATAAAACAAGAACTTTTTTGTTAACATGAAAtggttttatcattatttttaccaTTGACCTGAGAATTGTCCTTGTTTTTCAATGAATTAAAACTTTTGCTTTCATATCTATGGTGAATATCAACAGCCATAATCCACGCAAACGGAGGCTCTTTGGTGTCTTCAACAATTTTCCAGTGTAATGGAAGGTAGgagtagtgactcacacctgtaatcccagcactttgggaggctgaggtgggtggattgcttgagccaggagttcaagaccagcccaggaaacatgagacctccatctctacaaaaaaacgaagacatgcaaaaattagccgggcatggtggcccgtgcctgtagtcccaactacttgggaggctgaggtgggaggactgcttgagtcctggaagttgaggctgcagtgagccatgatcgtgccaccacacttcagcctggagtTCCAAAGCCACCACTGATCTAAGCTATGCCAGGTCATGTGTCTTCTTTGGGTAAAAACCTTCCAATGGtctggagtggtggctcacacctgtaatcctagcactttgggaagctgaggtgggaggactgcttgaggctaagagttcaagaccaagctggccaacatagcaagacccatctcttatttttaaaaactaaaattaaaaaacccacaaccttccaatGGCTCCTCAGAGGTTCATATATTGTCCTACAAGGCTCTACTCGTTTCCCCCTCCATTACTTGTCCCTCTACTTTTCCCCTGGCTCACCGCCTCTAGCCATGCTTGCCTCTTTGCAGGTCCTCCAATAAACCATACATACTCCCAGTGTTAGTACCATTGCACTGGCAGTTCCCTCTTCATGGAAAGCAATTTCTCCAGTTTTCCGCATGGCTATTTCCCTCATTTCCCTAAAGTCTTTGCCCAAATGTCACCATCTTAGTAACTTGTGTATCATATTTAAGATTATGGCCCTACCAACTATTCCCACCTACACCACGTACATTGTTCTCCCCTCCCCGCAGCATCTTCTAACATTTACTTATTACGTCTACAGTGTTTGACCTCCTTTCTCCACCACCAGCATAATGTAAGCCCCAAGAACATGGGAAAATGCCTGTCACATagagctcaacaaatatttgttgaatatagaAAGGATGAACTCACTTGCCAGCTTGTCATTTCTGGAGACATGGCCACAAATtcccaagaaaaagaaagggtgCATTTTAAAGAGGCCAAGGAGGACAATGACAGCAAAGACTGCAAAGACTTTTAAAACGGGAGAAAAAGAAGATGGGATACAATAACCACAAACTTCAATACTGAAGGCATTGTGGGCCTGAAAATAACGCTCTTGGGAGAAGTGGCAGTCGGGGAATTAATTATAATGGTAGACAGGACGGATTTAAGTACCTGACCACGGACACTGGCATGCACTCCCTCCCCAGACCCATTTCCCTCTCGGCTCTTTCCAGAGCCCTCCACCCTAACACAGGAATTTCACACCAAGAGACTGAATGATTTCTAAACTTTATGGAAAAAGCCAATGACAATCAATTAGCCAAAAATGAGACGCCAAATCCCATCTCATTCCAGCGCCACGCCCTCTTCTCAAACGCTTGCCGGCTCTAGGCCGTCTTCACCAGCACAGTTCTCAGGAGTTCTGCTGGTCTCCCAGTGCTATTCCAAAGGGTTCACATGAAGGCAGGTCAGGCGGGATTCCCCGGGCAAGCACTTCTGTACGCGGAAAGTAACAGACGCAGAAGCCATGGGGAGCCGGTcctttggaggcagaaatagTCGAAGGGACTGGCCAACCTGAGGAACACTGGGAGAGGTGCCCCGCACAGCGGTGGTAAAGCAGAGTCTCAGTTCTCCTCGGGCTTGTCGGCTGGCGGTCCACAAGGCTGAAGCATCTTCTCCATCAAGTTGAAGCGGACTCGCGCTTTGCTCTCATTCTCTGCAATGGCGAAGTAGTTGAGAAGGTCGAAGTGGCCCATGTAGGAGCAGTACGAGTCGCGATGTTGGTTCACCAGCCACTCCCACTTGGTGGTGTCGGCGTGGCCCGTGCCGATGTACTTGGACTGCAGGTGCTCCAGCTGGCTGTGGATGGTGTAGCGGTCCGTCATCTCGCCGCTTTCCCCTTAGTTCCCAGGACAGAGGACTCAGACAACAAGTCGCCGCTCTGGCGTTTCACGCGGGAGTGAGGCCACTGTGCGGAAGCTCCAGGACCGCGCCGTCGCAGAAGAATGGCGTCACGACGACTAAGTAGCGTAAGTCTCGCTCATAGGGCTCAAAGGCGGAAGCGGAAGCACATTCTGCCACGGAATTGGAGTTGCCGAGGCGACGCCACAAGTGTGTCGCCCCTGTAGAGAGCCCCGCCCCGTCAAAGAGCGTTGCATGATGGTCCACTTGATGGCTATAGGAAGCCCTTTTCCAACAGGGAGCCTTGCATGCTGGGACTTGTGGTCTTGGGAGTTCGTGCTCGTAGgcttctggaactcctggtctcgttttgttgagacagtctcgcactgttgccggGACTgcagtgtaatggcgcaatctcgattcactgcaacttaacgcctcccgggttcacgcgattctcctgcctcggcctctccagtagctgggattacaggcgcacaccaccacgccaggccaatttttttttgtatttttagtagagatggggtttcactgtctttgcctggctggtctcgtactcctgatctcgtgatcctccctcctcggacttccaaaatgctgggattacaggcgtgagccactgcgccaggcccctGGTCGCGTTTTAAAAGTGATCTGGGGACCTAGTGGAGGGTGATGTCTGGGAGGTGGGGAGCATCCGTAGGTGGCTTGGGGCTGATAGGAAATGGGAAACCCAGGTAGGACTGGACTACAAGCAGCCCCGAAAATAAACTCTTGGTGTTTTTCAAAGCTATCATGGTAGCACAGCCATCCCTTCACAACCAGGGATGGATTACCCAGAAGTCAGCAGGCACAAGTTCTGGTCCCAGCTATGTCTCTTAGGAGTCTGTGGCATAAAAGAGTTATTTCAGCTCTAACCAGAGTGCTTGGTGAGCAAGTACAGCACCAATTCCCACACATTCCAGCTTCCACCTCaagctcctccttcctctctagCCACTTATTTTGATATCCTCCCTCCAAGGCCTCACTGCACCCTACTTGGCCCTTCCATTCAGTGGGTTTTGTTGATTCAACCAACccaattgaaaatatttgggcaAAAAATCAGTCTGTTCGGAAGTGTAGACTTTTTAAGGTTATTATTCCCtgaacaatacagtataacaactatttacatagcatttacattgttttagGCATTGTTAAATAATCTGGAGACAAACTATACAGGAGAATGTGCATATGTGCAAATACaagccattttatatcagggacttgagcatcctctagttttggtatccatgggagtCCTGGAACAAATCACTCacggatactgagggacaactgtacttCTCTGTGTTACCTGTTGTGCCCATCCCCATTTTCTTGTACAAGCTGTTCCCTCTACATGGAATGTCTGTTCCCTTGGCGAATACATCTCCCAAAAAGGCAGCTCAAATGCATCTCCTTAGAGTTTTCTCTGGCTGCTCCAGACAGATGTAAACTCTCCTTCCTCTTTGCAGGTTATACATCTCTTCCTTGTTATTGCTTTATATCCTACTGTTTGGTTTAATAACTTCCTTACATGGGTAGAagctacttgaaaaaaaaaaatccaaaacaaaaatttGATAAATGGTTAAATAACTCTATTACaacagaagggaaggaaaacTTTACTAGGAGAGAGataacttgaaaattattttactctGCTGTTTAAACTTTATTGGGtcaggttccaagatggccgaataggaacagctccaggctacagctcccagtgtgagcgacacagaagacgggtgatttctgcatttccaactgaggtactgggttcatctcactggggcgtgttggacactgggtgcaggacagtgggtgcagcccaccgagaGAGACAGGACGAGGCATTGCCTTACCAGGGAAGCACAAGGGCTTTCCTAgtcaagggaaaccgtgacacacagcacctggaaaatcgggtcactccaaccctaatactgtgcttttccaagggtcttagcaaatggcacaccaggagattatatcctgtgtctggcttggagggtcccacactggagtctccctcattgctagcacagcagtctgatggcaaggtggcagtgagactgggggaggggcacccaccattgctgaggcttgagtaggtaaacaaagcagccaggaagctcgaactgggtgaagcccactgcagctcaaggaggcctgcgtgcctctgtagactccacctctggggtcagggcatagccaaacaaaaggcagtagaaacctctgcagatttaaatgtccctgtctcaCAGCTTTGGaaagagtagtggttctcccagcagagtttgagatctgagaatggacagactgcctcctcaagtggctCCTGACCCCTAAGTAGCATAACTGGGAGgtaccccccagtaggggcagattgacacctcacacggccaggtacctctctgagatgaagcttccagaggaacgatcaggcagcaacatttgctgttcagcaatattcactcttctgcagcttctgctgctgatacccaggcaaacagggcctggagtggacctccagtaaactccaacagacctgcagctgagggtcttgactgttagaagaaaaactaacaaacggaaaggacattcacaccaaaatcccatctgtacatcaccatcatcaaagaccaaaggtagataaaaccacaaagatgggggaaaaacagAGCAAAAGAACTGagaattcaaaaaatcagagcacctctccccctcaaaaggaatgcagctccttgccagcaacagagaaaagctggatggagaatgactttgacaagttgagagaagaaggcttcagatgatcaaacttctccaagctaaaggaggaaatttgaacccattgcaaagaagctaaaaaccttgataaaagattagatgaatggctaactagaataaccaatgtagagaagtccttaaatcacctgatagagctgaaaaccatggcatgagaactacatgacaaattcacaagcttcagtaaccgatttgatcaactggaagaaagggtcttcagtaactgattcaataaactggaagaaagggtatcagtgattgaagatcaaatgaatgaaaggaagtaagaagagaagtttagagaaaaaggagtaaaaagaaatgaacaaagcctccaagaaatatggaactatgtgaaaagaccaaatctacatctgattggtgtccctgaaagtgacaaggagaatggaaccaagttgggaaacactctgcaggatactatccaggagaacttcctcaacctagcaagtcaggccaacattcaaattcaggaaatacagagaatgcaacaaagatactcctcaagaagaacaactccaagacacataattgtcagattcaccaaagttgaaatgaaggaaaaaatgtcaagggcagccagagagaaaggatgggttactcacaaagggaagcccatcagactaagcgCAAATGTCTCAGCAGAAACtcaacaagccagaagagagtgggggccaatattcaacattcttaaataaaagaattttcagcccagaatttccAGCCAAAccaagtttcataagtgaaggagaaataaaatcctttacagataagcaaatgcttagagattttgtcaccactaggcctgccttacaagagctcctaaaggaagcactaaacatggaaaggaacaaccggtactagccactgcaaaaacatgccaaattgtaaagacaatcgatgctaggaagaaactacatcaactaacgagcaaaataaccagctaacatcataatgacaggatcaaattcacacataacaatattaaccttaagtgtaaatgggctaaatgctccaattaaaagacatggactggcaaattggataaagagtccatacccatcagtgtgctgttttcaggagacccatctcacgtgcagagacacacataggatcaaaataaagggatggaggaagatctaccaagcaagtggaaaacaaaaaatagcaggggttgcaatcctagtctctgataaaacggactttaaaccaacaaagatcaaaagagacaaagaaggccattacataatggtaaagggatcaattcaacaagaaaagctaactatcctaaatatatatgcacccaatacaggagcacccagattcataaagcaagtccttagagacttacaaagagacttagactcccacacaataataatgggagactttaacaccccactgtcaacattagagagatcaatgagacagaaagttaacaagaatatccaggaattgaactgaaCTCTACACCAAGCagactaatagacatctacagaactctccacccctaatcaacagaatagacattcttctcagcaccacatcacactttttccaaaattgaccaccTCATTGGAAGTAaagaactcctcagcaaatgtaaaagaacagaaattataacaaactgtctctcagaccacagtgcaatcaaactagaactcaggattatgaaactcactcaaaaccacacaactacatggaaactgaacaacttgctcctgaatgactactgggtacataacgaaatgaaggtagaaataaagatgttctttgaaaccagtgagaacaaagatacaacatatcagaatctctgggacacatttaaagcagtgtgtagagggaaatttatagcactaaatgcccacaagagaaagcaggaaagatctaaaattgacaccctaacatcacaattaaaagaactagagaagcaagagcaaacactttcaaaagctagcagaaggcaagaaataactaagatcagagcagaactgaaggagacagagacacaaaaaacccttaaaaaaacattgaatgcaggagctggttttttgaaaagatcaacaaaattgacagaccgctagcaagactaataaagaaggaaagagagaagaatcaaatagacacaacaaaaaatgataaaggggatatcaccaccgaccccacagaaatacaaactaccatcagagaatactataaacacctctatgcaaataaactagaaaacctagaagaaatggataaattcctggacacatacactctcccaagactaaaccaggaagaagttgaatccctgaatagaccaataacaggctctgaaattgaggcaataattaatagcctaccaaccaaaaaatgtccaggaccagacggattcacagctgaattctaccagaggtacaaagaggagctggtaccattccttctgaaattattccaatcaatagaaaaagagggaatcctccctaactcattttatgaggccaacatcatcctgataccaaagcctggcacagacacaacaaaaaaagagaattttagaccaatatccctgatgaacatcgatacaaacatcctcaataaaatactggcaaaccgaatccagcagcacatcaaaaagcttatccaccatgatcaagtgagcttcatccctgggatgcaaggctggttcaacatacacaaatcaataaatgtaatccagcatataaacagaaccaaagacaaaaaccacatgattatctcaatagatgcagaaaaggcctttgacaaaattcaacagcccttcatgctaaaaactctcaataaattctgtattgatggaacgtatctcaaaataataagagctatttatgacatacccacagccaatatcatactgaatgggcaaaaactggaagcattcccttagAAAACTGACATAacacagggatgtcctctctcaccactcctattcaacatagtgttggaagttctggccagggcaatcatgcaggagaaagaaataaagggtattcaattaggcaaagaggaagtcaaattgtccctgtttgcagatgacatgattgtatatttagaaagccccatcatctcagcccaaaatctccttaagctgataagcaacttcagcaaagtctcaggatacaaaatcaatgtgcaaaaattacaagcattcttatacaccaataacagacaaacagagaaccaaatcatgagtgaactccgaTTCGCAATtgtttcaaatagaataaaatacgtaggaatCCAAATTaggagggatgtgaaggacctcttcaaggagaactacaaaccactgctcaatgaaataaaagaggacacaaacaaatggaagaacattccatactcatggataggaagaatcaatatcgtgaaaatggctatactgcccaaggtaatctatagatgcaatgccatccccataaagctaacaatgactttcttcacagaattggaagaaactactttaaagttcatgtggaaccaaaaaagagcccagatagccaagacaatcctaagccaaaagtgcaaagctggaggcatcacactacctgacttcaaactgtgctacaaggctacagtaaccaaagcagcatagtactggtaccaaaacagacatatagatcaatggaacagaacagagctctcagaaataataccacacatctacaaccatctgatctttgaaaaacttgtcaaaaacaagaaatgggaaaaggattccctatttaataaatggtgctgggaaaactggctagccatatgtagaaagctgaaactgggtcccttccttacaccttatataaaaattaattcaagatggattaaagacttaaatgttaggcctaaaaccataaaaaccctagaagaaaacctaggcaataccattgaggacataggcatgggcaaagacttcatgactaaaacaccaaaagcaatggcaacaaaagccaaaattgacaaatgggatctaattaaactaaagagcttctgcatagcaaaagaaactaccatcagagtgaacaggcaacccacagaatgggagaaaatttttgcaatctactcatctgaaaaagggctaatatccagaacctacagagaactcaaacaaatttacaagagaaaaagaaacaaccccatcaaaaagtgggcaaaggatatgaacagacacttcccaaaagaagacatttatgcagccaacagacacatgaaaaaatgctcatcatcgctggccatcagagaagtgcaaatcaaaaccacaatgagataccatctcacaccagttagaatggcaatcattaaaaagtcaggaaacaacaggtgctggagaggatgtggagaaataggaacacttttacactgttggtgggattgtaaactagttcaaccattgtggaagacagtgtggcgattcctcaaggatctagaactagaaatactgtttgacccagccatcccattactgggtgtatacgcaaaggattataaatcatgctgctgtaaagtcacatgcacacgtatgtttattgcggcactattcacaatagcaaagacttggaaccaacccaaatgtccatcaatgatagactgcgttaagaaaatgtggcacatatacaccatggaatactatgcagacattaaaaaggatgagttcacgtcctttgtagggacatggatgcagctggaaaccatcattctcagcaaactatcacaagaacggaaaactaaacaccgcatcttctcactcataggtgggaattgaacaatggaaacacttggacacagggtagggaacatcacacactggggcctgtcatggggtggaggtagcggggagggatagcattaggagatatacctaatgtaaatgatgagttaatgggtgcagcatgccaacatggcacaagtatacatatgtaacaaacctgcacgttgtgcacgtgtaccctagaagttaaaagtataataaaaaataaataaattaaaaaaaataaataataaaataaactctgTTATAACAAATGTTTCACTCCTAAAATGCAAAGAATTTTGTCAGGCATACTTGTGGGAGATGTATCAAACCttaacattttgccatttttctatGGAGCCTGTTTTTTTGATTGCTGAAAGTGTGTATCCATGCACA
This genomic stretch from Chlorocebus sabaeus isolate Y175 chromosome 13, mChlSab1.0.hap1, whole genome shotgun sequence harbors:
- the SF3B5 gene encoding splicing factor 3B subunit 5 is translated as MTDRYTIHSQLEHLQSKYIGTGHADTTKWEWLVNQHRDSYCSYMGHFDLLNYFAIAENESKARVRFNLMEKMLQPCGPPADKPEEN